A part of Tessaracoccus timonensis genomic DNA contains:
- a CDS encoding ABC transporter ATP-binding protein has product MTSPGPLLALRDVTRVHGEGARRVTALDAVSLVVEAGEFVAIMGPSGSGKSTLLNLAGGLDTPTSGEVLVEGSPLSGLTNPQLASMRRRHVGYVFQDFNLLPGLSAVENVAFPLELDGMPWREARDAAMDVLTQCGIAQLADRRPEEMSGGQAQRVAISRALVGPRRLLLADEPTGALDSETGVAVLELLRQRADDGAAVVMVTHEPRFAAWADRTVYLRDGRISGEVGPSDPNQLLDELHTGDGAPR; this is encoded by the coding sequence ATGACGTCGCCGGGCCCACTGCTAGCGCTGCGTGACGTGACCCGCGTCCACGGCGAGGGTGCGCGTCGGGTCACCGCTCTTGACGCCGTGAGCCTCGTCGTCGAGGCAGGCGAATTCGTTGCCATCATGGGGCCTTCAGGTTCGGGCAAGTCGACGCTGCTGAATCTCGCGGGGGGCCTTGACACCCCGACCAGCGGGGAGGTGCTCGTCGAGGGATCCCCGCTCTCCGGGCTCACCAACCCGCAGCTCGCCTCCATGCGACGCCGCCACGTCGGCTACGTGTTCCAAGACTTCAACCTCCTGCCTGGGCTGAGCGCCGTCGAGAACGTCGCCTTTCCCCTCGAGCTCGACGGCATGCCATGGCGTGAAGCTCGGGACGCGGCGATGGACGTGCTCACCCAATGTGGGATTGCCCAGCTCGCTGATCGTCGTCCCGAGGAAATGTCGGGTGGTCAGGCCCAGCGAGTCGCCATCTCCCGGGCGCTCGTCGGGCCTCGGCGGCTCCTGCTCGCCGACGAACCCACAGGCGCGCTCGACAGCGAGACCGGCGTCGCGGTGCTCGAACTCCTTCGTCAGCGGGCTGACGACGGAGCAGCGGTGGTCATGGTGACGCACGAGCCTCGATTCGCGGCATGGGCCGATCGCACGGTATACCTCCGCGATGGGCGCATCTCAGGAGAGGTCGGTCCGTCCGACCCGAACCAGCTGCTCGACGAGCTTCACACCGGCGACGGAGCACCCCGATGA
- a CDS encoding NCS2 family permease codes for MPSVVTNSPVAETSPEQSSLDRFFGITRRGSTVGREVRGGLVTFFAMAYIIALNPLILGTSADINGNLISGAPRMVNGEVDAAAVSASIGMVAAATALIAGVLTILMGVIGRFPIGLAAGLGLNALVAYTLVPQMTWGQAMGLVVWEGILIGVLVLTGFRTAVFKAVPPALRSAISVGIGLFIAFVGLINAGVVRPGGGTVVSLGIDGSLVGWPVFVFLFGFFLLIGLHARKVKGSILISILASTVLAIIIETLAKVGPQGPDGANPTGWSLNVPKLGDFQLPDLSLLGNVDMIGAFFPNGEFSLTRTLSLVVLVFSLLLADFFDTMGTVVAVGSEGDLLDENGMPERPTEILLVDSFGAIAGGLGSVSSNTCFVESTTGVGEGARTGFASVVTGLAFIASMFLAPIINMVPSEAASPALAFVGFLMISQVVEVDWTKPELGIPAFFTIIFMPFSYSIATGIGVGFLAYVFLNVVMGKAKKVHSLMYVVAAMFIVYFVQGPILDLIGG; via the coding sequence ATGCCCTCCGTGGTTACGAACTCTCCTGTTGCCGAAACATCCCCTGAACAGTCGAGTCTCGACCGCTTCTTCGGCATCACTCGTCGTGGATCGACGGTGGGGCGAGAGGTGCGCGGCGGGCTCGTGACATTCTTCGCGATGGCCTACATCATCGCGCTGAACCCCCTCATCCTCGGCACCTCGGCCGACATCAATGGCAACCTCATCTCGGGTGCCCCACGCATGGTGAATGGTGAGGTCGACGCCGCCGCCGTCTCCGCGTCCATCGGCATGGTGGCAGCTGCGACGGCACTCATCGCCGGCGTCCTCACCATCCTCATGGGCGTTATCGGGCGCTTCCCGATCGGCCTCGCCGCCGGCCTTGGTCTGAACGCGCTCGTCGCCTACACGCTCGTTCCCCAAATGACCTGGGGCCAGGCCATGGGTCTCGTGGTGTGGGAAGGCATCCTCATCGGAGTGCTGGTGCTCACGGGCTTCCGCACTGCGGTGTTCAAAGCAGTACCCCCGGCGCTGCGCAGCGCGATCTCCGTCGGCATCGGTTTGTTCATCGCCTTCGTGGGCCTCATTAACGCTGGCGTCGTGCGGCCCGGCGGGGGCACCGTCGTATCGCTTGGCATCGACGGGTCGCTCGTGGGCTGGCCGGTGTTCGTATTCCTCTTCGGATTCTTCCTCCTGATCGGACTGCACGCCCGCAAGGTGAAGGGCTCCATCCTGATCTCGATTCTCGCTTCGACGGTGCTCGCCATCATCATCGAGACCCTCGCCAAGGTGGGCCCGCAAGGCCCCGACGGCGCCAACCCGACGGGGTGGTCGCTCAACGTGCCGAAGCTCGGCGACTTCCAGCTGCCCGACCTCTCCCTGCTGGGCAACGTCGACATGATCGGCGCATTCTTCCCCAACGGCGAGTTCTCGCTCACGCGCACACTGTCGCTCGTGGTGCTCGTCTTCTCGCTGTTGCTGGCTGATTTCTTCGACACCATGGGCACCGTCGTGGCCGTGGGCTCTGAGGGTGACTTGCTCGATGAGAACGGCATGCCCGAGCGCCCCACGGAGATTCTGCTCGTTGACTCGTTCGGTGCGATCGCCGGCGGGCTGGGCTCGGTGTCGTCGAACACCTGTTTCGTGGAATCCACCACCGGTGTGGGTGAAGGTGCGCGCACTGGTTTCGCGTCGGTGGTGACGGGGCTGGCGTTCATCGCCTCGATGTTTCTCGCGCCCATCATCAACATGGTGCCCTCCGAGGCGGCGTCTCCGGCGTTGGCCTTCGTCGGGTTCCTGATGATTTCGCAGGTGGTGGAAGTCGACTGGACGAAGCCTGAGCTCGGCATCCCCGCGTTCTTCACCATCATCTTCATGCCGTTCTCGTACTCGATCGCCACGGGCATTGGCGTTGGCTTCCTCGCCTACGTGTTCCTGAACGTCGTGATGGGGAAGGCGAAGAAGGTGCACTCGCTCATGTACGTGGTGGCGGCGATGTTCATCGTCTACTTCGTACAGGGCCCGATCTTGGACCTCATTGGAGGCTAG
- a CDS encoding GyrI-like domain-containing protein → MSMTDPEIIEFLGTPTVVVRGDNIPVEDLANFMDESFTALGKAIRKRRFVPNGPGFSRYDTRLMEATTVEVGFPVEEAWGEVIKIGDVLIQGSELPAGSTAVAKFKGGFESIGDAWQELRQRLAERGYETSRPFWEYYDVPPAPGREERHYLTRLAAPVKRQ, encoded by the coding sequence ATGAGCATGACCGATCCCGAGATCATCGAATTCCTAGGGACGCCGACGGTGGTTGTCCGCGGCGACAACATTCCCGTCGAGGACCTTGCCAATTTCATGGACGAGAGCTTCACGGCTCTCGGCAAGGCGATCCGCAAGCGCCGATTCGTACCGAACGGCCCTGGCTTCAGCAGGTACGACACGCGGCTCATGGAGGCAACCACCGTTGAGGTGGGGTTCCCCGTCGAGGAAGCGTGGGGCGAAGTCATCAAAATCGGCGACGTGCTCATCCAGGGCTCCGAGCTGCCCGCCGGCAGCACCGCCGTTGCCAAGTTCAAGGGCGGTTTCGAGAGCATCGGTGATGCATGGCAGGAGCTGCGGCAGCGGCTGGCCGAGCGCGGCTACGAAACCAGCCGCCCGTTTTGGGAGTACTACGACGTGCCTCCCGCGCCCGGACGCGAGGAGCGCCACTACCTGACGCGGCTCGCGGCACCCGTCAAGCGCCAGTGA
- a CDS encoding TRAP transporter small permease produces MIPVKKGLDAVLKWACVILFAALVLIVIWQVVTRLAGSPSSWAEEGARFTFVWLGFMASALVFSEKGHIAVDFLVRRQKEAGQKRTAVLAQVAVMAFAILVLIWGGVRASIRAWGQGLSSLPGTMGMMYTVMPFTGALIVFYAWYQTIEIVRGVEPPYQLDEAEQQALAQIEEAEAEQASVEEVEH; encoded by the coding sequence ATGATCCCGGTGAAGAAGGGTCTCGATGCTGTCCTGAAGTGGGCGTGCGTGATCCTGTTTGCAGCGCTCGTGCTCATCGTCATCTGGCAGGTGGTCACCCGCCTCGCGGGCTCCCCTAGCTCGTGGGCGGAGGAAGGGGCACGCTTCACATTCGTGTGGCTTGGGTTCATGGCGAGCGCGTTGGTGTTTTCAGAGAAGGGTCACATCGCCGTCGACTTCCTCGTGCGACGCCAAAAGGAAGCCGGACAGAAACGCACCGCAGTACTGGCCCAGGTGGCAGTCATGGCGTTCGCGATACTGGTACTGATCTGGGGCGGAGTGCGGGCGTCCATCCGCGCATGGGGGCAGGGGCTCTCGTCATTGCCGGGCACCATGGGAATGATGTACACAGTGATGCCCTTCACAGGCGCGCTCATCGTGTTCTACGCCTGGTACCAAACCATCGAGATTGTGCGCGGGGTGGAGCCTCCGTACCAGCTCGACGAGGCAGAGCAGCAAGCCTTAGCGCAGATCGAAGAAGCCGAGGCCGAGCAGGCATCCGTCGAGGAAGTGGAGCACTGA
- a CDS encoding TRAP transporter substrate-binding protein, with protein sequence MQTKLTRRTLARGAAGGLLLAGLAGCSKGVSRGAGGQQIFRLALNQAEDHPSFIALDDFAKRLEKSSDGRMTIDIYANETLGAQAEALQLVSDDIIGLAIVSGTQLENLNDDFLAYNMPGVFKDVDHQMKVINDPKLSGELFTSLERSSNFTVLGGFTQGARHIYANKPVTKPSDLAGLKIRVQESALHLAMIKAMGGSATPMAYGEVYTALQSGVLNGAENNEVSYFTQKHYEVAKHYSYTNHLVGLDYLIVNTAMLGELTDADRSLFMQEWQTTWQYHTELWGKKTEEATAETKQRGAQYHEVDAEAFAQALKPLQDEFLKTPRQRELFEQSVAVAEGGNQ encoded by the coding sequence GTGCAGACGAAACTCACACGACGTACTCTTGCTCGCGGCGCTGCGGGCGGGCTGTTATTGGCCGGCCTTGCTGGCTGCAGCAAGGGCGTTTCACGCGGTGCAGGCGGACAGCAAATCTTTCGCCTGGCCCTCAACCAAGCAGAAGACCATCCGAGCTTCATCGCACTCGACGATTTCGCGAAACGGCTCGAGAAGAGCAGCGATGGCCGAATGACGATCGACATCTATGCCAATGAAACCCTCGGTGCCCAAGCTGAGGCGCTGCAGCTCGTCTCCGACGACATCATTGGGCTGGCGATCGTATCCGGAACTCAGCTGGAGAACCTCAATGACGACTTCCTGGCCTACAACATGCCGGGCGTGTTCAAAGACGTCGATCACCAGATGAAGGTCATCAACGATCCGAAACTCTCTGGAGAGCTGTTCACGTCGCTGGAACGCAGCAGCAACTTCACTGTGCTGGGAGGGTTCACGCAAGGCGCCCGCCACATCTACGCCAACAAGCCCGTGACGAAACCGTCGGACTTGGCAGGATTGAAAATTCGAGTCCAGGAATCGGCGCTGCACCTTGCGATGATCAAGGCCATGGGTGGCTCCGCTACCCCGATGGCGTACGGCGAGGTGTACACCGCGCTGCAGTCGGGCGTGCTGAACGGCGCGGAAAACAACGAGGTGTCATACTTCACCCAAAAGCACTACGAGGTGGCCAAACACTACTCGTACACCAACCATCTCGTCGGCCTCGACTACCTCATCGTCAATACTGCCATGCTGGGTGAACTGACCGACGCCGACCGCTCCCTGTTCATGCAAGAGTGGCAAACAACCTGGCAGTACCACACCGAACTGTGGGGAAAGAAAACAGAAGAGGCCACCGCGGAAACGAAGCAGCGAGGCGCCCAGTATCACGAGGTGGACGCCGAGGCGTTTGCACAAGCCCTCAAGCCGCTTCAGGATGAGTTCCTGAAAACTCCGAGGCAGCGAGAACTCTTCGAGCAATCTGTCGCGGTCGCTGAAGGAGGCAACCAATGA
- a CDS encoding pyruvate carboxylase, producing the protein MLSKVLVANRGEIAVRAFRAAYELGMHTVAVFPHEDRNADHRVKADESYLIGEEGHPVRAYLDIDELIRVAKESEADAIYPGYGFLSENPELAQACADNGIKFIGPAPHVLEMAGNKVRAVDAARKAGVPTLQSSKPSTDIDELEAAAKDIGFPVFIKAVSGGGGRGMRRVDDPAKFRDELGAAMREADGAFGDPTVFVEQAVQGPRHIEVQILGDEHGNIVHLFERDCSVQRRHQKVVELAPAPFITDEQREALTSDAVKFAKAINYSCAGTVEFLVETEGPRAGQHVFIEMNPRIQVEHTVTEEITDVDLVQAQMRVANGETLEQIGIRQEELQIRGAALQCRITTEDPSNSFRPDTGLITAYRSANGSGIRLDGGTTGTGVEISPHFDSLLVKLTARGRDLDMALARARRALAEFRVRGVATNIAFLRALLDDPDFAKPGMTTSFIDDRPYLLTSRTPADRATKLLRWVADKTVNRPYGEAPTHLDPAHKLPKLDTSAPIPDGARQRLLELGPAGFARELRDAKTVGVTDTTYRDAHQSLLATRVRTRDLLAVAPHQARLLPQMLSVECWGGATYDVALRFLGEDPWERLAKLREAMPNQNLQMLLRGRNTVGYTPYPTKVTEAFVDEAASVGIDVFRIFDALNDVDQMRPAIDAVLGTSSVAEVALCYTSNLLDPAETTYTLDHYLRLAEEIVEAGAHILAIKDMAGLLRPEAARRLVRALRERFDLPVHLHTHDTTGGQVATLVAAIEAGVDAVDVANSALSSTTSQPPMSALLAALDGTDRAPDLDPQAVLDLEPYWEAVRKLYQPFESGLPAPTGRVYDHEIPGGQLSNLRQQAIALGLGDRFEAVEDMYTAASRILGRPTKVTPSSKVVGDLALHLVAVGADPEEFEADPQRFDIPDSVIGFLNGELGTPAGGWPEPFRSKALEGRKQPVRITEVPADDLPRLDEPGRERQETLNRLLFPGPAKEFDQLRGDFGDVSVIPTIPFLYGMEPDGEYVVPLGKGVELLMGLESISAPDKRAKRQVMATMNGQLRPIRVRDESVESEVPAAEKADPNVAGHVAVPFSGAVTASVTVGDKVEAGHPVATIEAMKMEASINAPIAGTVQRIAINGTTPLSGGDLVLVIE; encoded by the coding sequence ATGCTGAGCAAGGTATTGGTCGCCAACCGTGGCGAAATTGCTGTCCGCGCCTTTCGTGCCGCCTACGAACTCGGAATGCACACCGTTGCGGTGTTCCCTCATGAGGATCGCAATGCAGACCACCGAGTGAAGGCCGACGAGTCGTATCTGATCGGCGAGGAGGGTCACCCCGTTCGGGCCTACCTCGACATCGATGAGCTCATCCGGGTCGCGAAGGAGTCGGAAGCGGATGCGATTTACCCCGGTTACGGCTTCCTGTCGGAGAACCCCGAGCTCGCGCAAGCATGCGCTGACAACGGCATCAAGTTCATTGGCCCGGCTCCGCATGTCCTCGAAATGGCCGGCAACAAGGTGCGCGCCGTCGATGCCGCCCGCAAGGCGGGGGTGCCGACGCTGCAGTCGTCGAAGCCCAGCACCGATATCGACGAGCTGGAAGCCGCCGCGAAGGACATTGGCTTCCCCGTCTTCATCAAGGCGGTCTCCGGTGGCGGCGGGCGCGGTATGCGTCGCGTCGACGATCCGGCGAAGTTCCGCGACGAGCTCGGCGCCGCTATGCGCGAAGCCGACGGTGCGTTCGGTGATCCGACGGTGTTCGTCGAGCAGGCCGTGCAGGGGCCGCGCCACATCGAGGTGCAGATCCTCGGCGACGAACACGGGAACATCGTGCACCTCTTCGAGCGCGACTGCTCGGTGCAGCGCCGCCACCAGAAGGTGGTGGAGCTGGCGCCCGCACCGTTCATCACCGACGAGCAGCGCGAGGCCCTCACGTCCGACGCCGTGAAGTTCGCGAAGGCCATCAACTATTCGTGCGCCGGCACCGTCGAGTTCCTCGTCGAAACGGAGGGCCCGCGCGCTGGGCAGCACGTGTTCATCGAGATGAACCCGCGCATCCAGGTGGAGCACACGGTTACCGAAGAAATCACCGACGTCGACCTCGTCCAGGCGCAGATGCGCGTGGCGAACGGGGAGACCCTCGAACAGATCGGCATTCGCCAAGAAGAGCTTCAGATCCGCGGCGCAGCGCTGCAGTGCCGCATCACGACGGAAGACCCGTCGAACTCGTTCCGCCCCGACACCGGCCTCATCACGGCGTACCGCTCCGCGAACGGCTCGGGCATCCGCCTCGACGGTGGCACCACCGGCACCGGCGTGGAGATCTCGCCGCACTTCGACTCGCTGCTGGTGAAGCTCACCGCACGCGGCCGCGACCTCGACATGGCCCTGGCGCGCGCCCGCCGGGCGCTGGCCGAGTTCCGCGTGCGTGGCGTCGCGACGAATATTGCCTTCCTGCGTGCGCTGCTCGACGACCCAGACTTCGCAAAACCGGGCATGACTACGTCGTTTATCGACGATCGCCCCTACCTGTTGACCTCCCGCACCCCCGCAGACCGTGCCACCAAACTACTGCGCTGGGTGGCGGACAAGACGGTGAACCGCCCCTACGGCGAGGCCCCCACGCATCTGGATCCGGCGCATAAGTTGCCGAAGCTCGACACCTCCGCCCCCATTCCCGACGGTGCCCGCCAGCGCCTGCTCGAGCTCGGCCCTGCGGGCTTTGCCCGCGAACTGCGGGATGCGAAGACCGTTGGCGTCACGGATACGACGTACCGCGACGCCCACCAGTCGCTGCTTGCGACGCGTGTTCGCACCCGCGACCTGCTCGCCGTCGCTCCTCACCAGGCGCGGTTGCTGCCGCAGATGCTCTCGGTGGAGTGCTGGGGCGGGGCCACCTACGACGTCGCGTTGCGCTTCCTCGGCGAAGATCCGTGGGAGCGGCTGGCGAAGCTGCGCGAAGCCATGCCGAATCAGAACCTGCAGATGCTGCTGCGCGGGCGCAACACCGTCGGCTACACCCCGTATCCGACGAAGGTCACCGAGGCGTTCGTCGACGAGGCCGCCAGCGTCGGCATCGACGTCTTCCGTATCTTCGACGCGCTGAACGACGTCGATCAGATGCGCCCCGCGATCGACGCGGTGCTGGGCACGTCGTCGGTAGCCGAAGTGGCGCTGTGTTACACCTCGAACCTGCTGGACCCGGCGGAAACTACCTACACGCTCGACCACTATCTGCGCCTGGCGGAGGAGATCGTCGAGGCGGGTGCGCACATCTTGGCCATCAAGGACATGGCCGGCCTGCTGCGCCCCGAGGCGGCGAGGCGCCTTGTCAGGGCGCTGCGTGAGCGCTTCGACCTGCCCGTCCACCTGCACACCCACGACACGACGGGTGGCCAGGTGGCCACGCTCGTCGCGGCTATCGAGGCTGGGGTGGATGCGGTCGATGTGGCGAACTCTGCGCTCAGCTCGACGACGTCGCAGCCGCCGATGTCCGCTCTGCTGGCGGCGCTGGACGGCACCGATCGCGCGCCCGACCTCGACCCCCAGGCGGTGCTCGACCTCGAGCCGTACTGGGAGGCCGTGCGGAAGCTCTACCAGCCGTTCGAGTCGGGGCTGCCCGCGCCGACGGGGCGCGTCTACGACCACGAAATCCCCGGCGGGCAGCTCTCCAACCTGCGTCAGCAGGCGATTGCGCTCGGCCTAGGTGACCGTTTCGAGGCCGTCGAGGACATGTACACCGCTGCCAGCCGCATCCTTGGCCGGCCGACGAAGGTGACGCCGTCGTCGAAGGTGGTGGGCGATCTCGCACTGCATCTGGTTGCCGTCGGCGCTGACCCCGAGGAGTTCGAGGCCGATCCGCAGCGCTTCGACATCCCCGATTCCGTGATCGGCTTCCTAAACGGCGAGCTCGGCACGCCGGCGGGTGGCTGGCCCGAGCCGTTCCGGTCGAAGGCCCTCGAAGGCAGGAAGCAGCCGGTGCGCATCACCGAGGTTCCGGCCGACGATCTGCCGCGCCTGGACGAGCCTGGACGCGAGCGGCAGGAGACGTTGAACCGTCTGCTCTTCCCCGGCCCGGCGAAGGAATTTGACCAGCTCAGGGGCGATTTCGGCGACGTGTCCGTCATCCCGACGATTCCGTTCCTGTACGGCATGGAACCCGACGGGGAGTACGTCGTGCCGCTCGGCAAGGGTGTGGAGCTCCTCATGGGGCTTGAGTCCATCAGCGCCCCCGACAAGCGCGCGAAGCGTCAGGTCATGGCGACGATGAACGGTCAGCTGCGTCCGATCCGGGTGCGCGACGAGTCCGTCGAGTCCGAGGTGCCCGCCGCGGAGAAGGCGGACCCGAACGTCGCCGGGCACGTCGCCGTCCCGTTCTCGGGTGCGGTGACGGCGAGCGTCACGGTGGGAGACAAGGTGGAGGCCGGGCATCCCGTCGCGACGATCGAGGCCATGAAGATGGAGGCGAGCATCAATGCGCCCATCGCTGGCACCGTGCAGCGCATCGCCATCAACGGCACGACGCCGCTCTCGGGCGGCGACTTGGTGCTCGTGATCGAGTGA
- a CDS encoding TRAP transporter large permease, producing MDPVTLASLVLIVGILACIALGFPVAISIGLPSLAAAVVFIGWDSAVFLTAQRMFTGINSFPLLAIPLFVLAGVLMNSGGIANRLIDAAKVLVGKMPSSMAATNVVANGLFGAVSGAAVAAAAAVGTVTQPRMRQEGYNRAYAAAVNVASAPAGMLIPPSNTFIVYSLVSSTSVAALFMAGVGPGLVWVLACLVVVFALHRRYGAPTSDERLPLKVALVTIWKAVPSLLMIVIVVGGILAGWFTPTESAGIAVVYCLVLGFAYRQLEVRKLPEVLIEAAQTTAIITLLIGVASALSFMMTFARIPEAVSAGLLGLTDNPQIILVIMMLILLVVGTFMDPTPAILIFTPIFLPIVTEMGIDPVHFGAIIVYNLSVGVITPPVGNVLFIGARVAGMRIEPVVGKLLWFLLAIFVGLLIVVFVPALSLWLPGSLGLL from the coding sequence ATGGATCCCGTAACGCTTGCATCGCTCGTGCTCATTGTTGGTATTCTCGCCTGTATCGCGCTGGGCTTTCCGGTGGCAATCTCCATCGGTCTGCCTTCACTCGCTGCCGCAGTGGTGTTCATCGGCTGGGACTCAGCCGTGTTCCTCACAGCCCAACGCATGTTCACCGGCATCAACAGCTTCCCGCTCCTAGCCATTCCATTGTTTGTCCTCGCAGGCGTATTGATGAACTCTGGCGGTATCGCCAATCGCCTCATTGACGCGGCGAAGGTACTCGTCGGAAAGATGCCGTCGTCGATGGCGGCAACCAACGTGGTAGCCAACGGGCTCTTTGGCGCTGTGTCGGGAGCCGCGGTGGCTGCGGCTGCTGCCGTCGGCACCGTCACACAGCCGAGAATGCGGCAAGAAGGCTACAACCGCGCCTACGCGGCGGCAGTCAACGTGGCCTCGGCACCCGCCGGCATGCTCATCCCCCCGTCGAACACATTCATCGTGTACTCCCTCGTGAGCTCAACGTCGGTGGCCGCCCTGTTCATGGCTGGCGTCGGCCCCGGCCTCGTGTGGGTACTGGCTTGTCTCGTGGTGGTGTTCGCGTTGCACCGGCGCTACGGGGCACCCACCAGCGACGAACGGCTCCCGCTCAAGGTTGCACTAGTCACCATCTGGAAGGCCGTCCCGTCGCTACTCATGATCGTCATCGTCGTGGGCGGCATCCTCGCAGGATGGTTCACTCCGACGGAATCCGCCGGCATCGCCGTCGTGTACTGCCTGGTGCTGGGCTTCGCCTACCGACAGCTCGAAGTTCGCAAGCTTCCAGAGGTACTCATCGAGGCGGCCCAAACGACGGCCATCATCACGCTCCTCATTGGCGTGGCTTCCGCGCTGTCGTTCATGATGACCTTCGCCCGCATCCCGGAAGCGGTCTCGGCCGGTCTGCTCGGCCTCACCGACAACCCGCAGATCATCCTCGTCATCATGATGCTCATCCTGCTCGTCGTGGGTACGTTTATGGACCCGACGCCGGCCATCTTGATCTTCACGCCGATCTTCCTGCCGATCGTCACCGAGATGGGTATCGACCCCGTGCACTTCGGCGCCATCATCGTGTACAACCTCTCGGTCGGCGTCATCACCCCGCCGGTAGGCAACGTGCTCTTCATCGGCGCCAGGGTGGCCGGCATGCGCATCGAACCCGTCGTCGGCAAGCTCCTATGGTTCCTCCTCGCCATCTTCGTCGGCCTGCTCATCGTCGTGTTCGTACCAGCGCTGAGCCTCTGGCTGCCAGGCTCGCTGGGGCTGCTCTAG
- a CDS encoding PadR family transcriptional regulator, giving the protein MSVKHALLALLSTEPSSTYQLCKRFDASTGQSWPLNIGQASSTLQRLERDGLVVRDDTETDGESGGQPWRLTSKGADELQAWWEHPVVAEQRGRNELVVKLALATVTPGVDVVALVQRQRSTTQRTLHDLTRLRRHTDGDLVGQLVLDHHLFLAEAELRWLDNVEGTLRRRAEARSDAGAAIVAEPSLVSNAKGRR; this is encoded by the coding sequence ATGTCCGTGAAACACGCGTTACTCGCGCTCCTGTCGACGGAGCCGTCGTCGACCTACCAACTCTGTAAACGCTTCGACGCGTCCACCGGCCAGAGTTGGCCCCTCAACATTGGGCAGGCGTCGTCGACGCTCCAGCGCCTCGAACGCGACGGACTCGTGGTCCGCGACGACACGGAGACCGACGGCGAGTCCGGCGGCCAGCCTTGGCGACTCACAAGCAAGGGCGCCGACGAGCTCCAGGCATGGTGGGAACACCCCGTAGTCGCAGAGCAGCGCGGCCGGAACGAGCTCGTCGTGAAGCTCGCCCTCGCTACGGTCACGCCCGGCGTCGACGTGGTCGCGCTCGTGCAGCGCCAGCGCAGCACGACGCAGCGGACCCTGCACGACCTCACCCGCCTGCGTCGACACACCGACGGCGACCTCGTCGGCCAGCTCGTGCTTGACCACCACCTGTTCCTCGCTGAAGCTGAGCTCCGCTGGCTCGACAACGTTGAAGGCACCCTGCGCCGCCGTGCCGAGGCGCGCTCAGACGCCGGCGCAGCCATCGTGGCCGAGCCCTCGTTGGTGAGCAACGCGAAAGGCCGCCGATGA